The nucleotide sequence ACCGGCACAATAAATACTGGTAATTGGCCAAACTCCTCCCGAAGGCACTGCAATTGGTTCTTCTGTACACGATAACCATGGGTACGCTGCAATTGCACTCATTACGTGTGCCGGCATTTCGATCTCTGGAATTACACGGATTCCTTTTTCCTGCGTGTAAGCTACAATCTCTTTAATATCTTCCTGAGTATAAAAACCTCCATAAGTAGCTTCTTCCTCTGGATCGTTCTTAATTCTGGCATTCCAGTTTTTATTTTCCTGATCGACTCTAAAACCACCAACTTCAGTTAATTTTGGATATTTTTTGATTTCAATTCTCCAACCCTGATCGTCTACTAAATGAAAATGAAACGTATTCAGTTTTAAAAAAGCGAGACGGTCGATATGCTTTTTTATATATTCTTTTTCGAAAAAGTGTCTGGAAACATCTAACATATTCCCACGATACGAATACTGCGGTGCATCGCTAATTTCAATATTTGGAATATACCAATCGATATTGGACGTTTTTGACGCACTTTCTATTTCCTTAGGAAGTAATTGTCGAATCGTTTCTAATCCATACACGAAGCCTATTTTAGAACTGGCTTCTAAAATCACATTTTCTGAAGTCACTTTAAGCTCGTAAGCTTCTTTAGCGATTTCTGAATTGATTTTTAGCTGAATACTATTTTCTGAAACTGCTTTTGCTGAAGTTTCCATCTCAAATCCGGCAGCTTTTTTAAAAAGATCATTTAAAATTGACGAAACCGAAGCTAAACTGTCCTGCGGAATGATGATTTTAGTGCTTTCAGTAATTTCAAAACTCCCCTCATTGAGTTTTAAAGATTTTGGCTGCGGAATTAGCACTAAATCGTCTTCTGTAAATGAAGGATTTTCCTTTTCAGTACAACCAATTGTTGAAAGCGCTATAAAAAGAAGTAAAATTTTAAACAATTTCATGTAATCTTGATTTAGAAAATAAAATGATATCCAGATTTATCGAACATTAATAAATGGTATTCGGCTGCGGCGTTTCTAAAACTTTATTCACCGGTTCACTGCTCATCTCGAATAATAATTCACCACCAGCCATAATTTCTTTATGGGTGATATAAGCACGATCTAACTCTTTTCCGTTTAATTTCACCTTTGCGACAAACTGATTTTCTTCAGCGAAATTGGACGTTTTTATACTGAAATTTCCTCCATTTGCCAATTTGATTTCAGCCGATTCAAATAAAGGAGCTCCCAACATGTAAACGCCCTGAGCGGGATTCACAGGATAAAACCCCATTGAACTAAATATAAACCAAGACGACATTTGTCCGCAATCTTCATTACCGCAATGCCCATTAGGTTCATTTTTATATTGCTCGGTCATAATTTTGCGCACCAGTTTTTGCGTTTCCGAAGCTTTGCCTACATAATCATATAAATATGCAACATGATGACTCGGCTCGTTACCATGAGCGTACTGGCCAATCATTCCCGTGCTAAAAATGGGTAAATTTTCATCTTCCTTTGGAAACCAGCTAAACATCGAATCCAACTTTTGGGTAAAACGTTCTTTACCTCCTGTTTTTTCGATCAAACCTGGAATATCCTGTGGCACAAAAAAGTTGTACTGCCAGGCATTACTTTCACTGTAATACATGGAATAATCTTTACTCTGAAAATCAGGTAAAAATTCACCATTTTCGTCTTTTGGTCTAAAGAAAGTAGTTTTGGTATCGAAAGTATTTTTCCAGTTTTCTGAACGTTTTAGGAAATATTGATAATCTTCTTCTTTGCCCAAATCTTTTGCAAACATGGCAATACACCAGTCGTCGTATGCATATTCCAGCGTTTTAGAAACACTCCAATCGCCTTCTTCATCTTCTGCCGGCACATATCCTTTTTCAGCAAAAACATCTATTTTTCTCGTATTGGTCATTGCGCTGGCTTTGCAAGCTTCATAAGCCAATTCAGTATCAAAATCAAAACCTTTAAAATAAGCATCTACAATTACGGGAACCGAGTGATATCCCAACATCATATTAGTTTCGTTTCCTTGCATCGACCAAACCGGAAGCAATCCTGTTTCGTTATAATGCGCTAACATCGATTTTATAAAATCAGGGACTTTTTCCTGCTGAATAATAGTAAAAAGTGGATGCGCTGCTCTAAACGTATCCCAAAGTGAAAAGGTATCATAACGCTTAAATCCGCTTGCATTTTCAATACTATCGTTAGCTCCTTTGTAATTTCCGTTAGGATCGCTTAGCAAGGTAGGCGCCAACATCGATTGATACATCATCGTATAAAACACCGATTTTTGATCTTTTTTCGGAGTTTTTATTTTTATTTTCTGAAGTTCACTTTCCCAAATTTCGTCTGCATTTTTACGATAGTTATCAAAATTGAAATCTTTAGCTTCAGTGTCTAAACTTGTATAAGCGCCTTTAATATTTGCTGAAGACACGCCGGTTTTCACTATAATTTGTTCTTCAGAAGTGGTTTTGTAATTCAGAATAATCTTTGT is from Zunongwangia endophytica and encodes:
- a CDS encoding GH92 family glycosyl hydrolase, giving the protein MKLKFLGIAVLIMIFSCKTGEETEIITDTQENLTQFVNPFIGTDGPGNTYPGATTPYGMVQLSPDIGIGGWDRIAGYFYQDSIISGFSHMHLTGTGAGDLYDILVMPTNSRFSERIADNNYKPFSKFSHEQEEASPGYYSVQLLDYDIKAELTATPRTGIQRFTFPKDSLSQIHVDLGYALNWDKATDTHIKVINDSVIEGYRKSTGWAKDQRVYFVMKFSKPFQEFEILEDDEVISAKEITAKNTKIILNYKTTSEEQIIVKTGVSSANIKGAYTSLDTEAKDFNFDNYRKNADEIWESELQKIKIKTPKKDQKSVFYTMMYQSMLAPTLLSDPNGNYKGANDSIENASGFKRYDTFSLWDTFRAAHPLFTIIQQEKVPDFIKSMLAHYNETGLLPVWSMQGNETNMMLGYHSVPVIVDAYFKGFDFDTELAYEACKASAMTNTRKIDVFAEKGYVPAEDEEGDWSVSKTLEYAYDDWCIAMFAKDLGKEEDYQYFLKRSENWKNTFDTKTTFFRPKDENGEFLPDFQSKDYSMYYSESNAWQYNFFVPQDIPGLIEKTGGKERFTQKLDSMFSWFPKEDENLPIFSTGMIGQYAHGNEPSHHVAYLYDYVGKASETQKLVRKIMTEQYKNEPNGHCGNEDCGQMSSWFIFSSMGFYPVNPAQGVYMLGAPLFESAEIKLANGGNFSIKTSNFAEENQFVAKVKLNGKELDRAYITHKEIMAGGELLFEMSSEPVNKVLETPQPNTIY